One genomic region from uncultured Subdoligranulum sp. encodes:
- a CDS encoding glycoside hydrolase family 3 C-terminal domain-containing protein has translation MPDVKSIIRELSLEQKCALLSGGDTFQSRGLPQFGIPSIWLSDGPHGVRKQAGASDHLGINPSEPATCFPTASAVASSWDPALGEEMGQALGQEAAAQNVAVLLGPGLNVKRSPLCGRNFEYFSEDPYLAGKMAASYIRGIQKNGIAACPKHFAANNQELRRMASDSIVDERTLRELYLTNFEIAVTEGHPKTIMTSYNLINGTYANENAHLLQEILRDTWGFDGAVVTDWGGSNDHALGVKNGSTLEMPAPGLDSARELCKAVKDGKISEVDINVRLEELLNLINDTTGALEKAPKTIDWEAHHALARKAAAESIVLLKNKGDLLPLDPEAKIAVIGDFAQTPRYQGAGSSVVNAPKVDSFLQVFEESGLHSVGFAQGFNRQGKPDPSLQAKAVELAAQADVVLLFLGLDEVKESEGLDRSDMKLAKNQIDLLLAIHRVNPKLVVILSSGSAVETGWQSHCQGLLWAGLGGQAGAGAVLDVLTGKVNPGGHLAETWPLHMEENPSYHNFGGPGRNVEYREGLYVGYRYYQTAGVPVAYPFGYGLSYTTFAYSNLTATPNGVTVTVENTGDRAGDEVVQVYIAKPDAKIFRPAQELKGFLRVHLEAGESRTVTIPLDDKAFRYWNDPAGRWAVEGGSYEVRVGGSSADIQLTATVTVAASGDANPYEGLTLPHYQSGQVQDVPDEEFTALLGHPIPVSKVAIDRNMTLGEIGHARSPLGWLVHVIHKHLLMKSLESGTPDLNLLFNYNMPLRAIAKMTGGIVSMGMVDALVMELKGFWIIGIVRLLVEFVKNDRANKAMEKRLAEGGHKQ, from the coding sequence ATGCCTGATGTCAAAAGCATAATCCGGGAACTGTCGCTGGAACAGAAATGCGCCCTGCTTTCCGGCGGGGATACCTTCCAGAGCCGGGGCCTGCCCCAGTTCGGCATCCCGTCCATCTGGCTGTCCGACGGCCCCCACGGCGTGCGCAAGCAGGCGGGCGCCAGCGACCACCTGGGCATCAACCCCAGCGAGCCGGCCACCTGTTTCCCCACGGCGTCGGCGGTGGCCTCCAGCTGGGACCCCGCCCTGGGCGAGGAGATGGGCCAGGCCCTGGGCCAGGAAGCGGCCGCCCAGAACGTGGCGGTGCTGCTGGGCCCCGGCCTCAACGTAAAGCGCAGCCCGCTGTGCGGACGCAACTTCGAGTATTTCTCGGAGGACCCCTACCTGGCGGGCAAGATGGCGGCATCCTACATCCGCGGTATCCAGAAAAACGGCATCGCGGCCTGCCCCAAGCACTTTGCCGCCAACAACCAGGAGCTGCGCCGGATGGCCAGCGATTCCATCGTGGATGAGCGCACCCTGCGGGAACTCTACCTGACCAACTTCGAGATCGCCGTCACCGAGGGTCATCCCAAGACCATCATGACCAGCTACAACCTCATCAACGGCACCTACGCCAACGAGAACGCCCATCTTCTGCAGGAGATCCTGCGGGACACCTGGGGCTTTGACGGCGCGGTGGTCACCGACTGGGGCGGTTCCAACGACCACGCCCTGGGCGTGAAGAACGGCTCCACGCTGGAGATGCCCGCCCCGGGCCTGGATTCCGCCCGGGAGCTGTGCAAGGCCGTGAAGGACGGCAAGATCTCCGAGGTGGACATCAACGTCCGGCTGGAGGAGCTGCTCAACCTCATCAACGACACCACCGGCGCCCTGGAAAAGGCGCCCAAGACCATCGACTGGGAGGCCCACCACGCCCTGGCCCGCAAGGCCGCGGCGGAGAGCATCGTCCTGCTGAAGAACAAGGGCGACCTGCTGCCCCTGGACCCCGAGGCCAAAATCGCCGTCATCGGCGACTTCGCCCAGACGCCCCGGTATCAGGGCGCCGGGTCCAGCGTGGTCAACGCCCCCAAGGTGGACAGCTTCCTGCAGGTCTTCGAGGAGAGCGGCCTGCACAGCGTGGGCTTTGCCCAGGGCTTCAACCGCCAGGGCAAACCGGACCCCTCCCTCCAGGCGAAAGCCGTGGAGCTGGCGGCCCAGGCCGACGTGGTGCTGCTCTTCCTGGGGCTCGATGAGGTGAAGGAGAGCGAGGGTCTTGACCGCAGCGACATGAAGCTGGCCAAGAACCAGATCGACCTGCTGCTGGCCATCCACCGGGTGAACCCCAAGCTGGTGGTCATCCTCAGCAGCGGCAGCGCCGTGGAGACCGGCTGGCAGAGCCACTGCCAGGGCCTGCTGTGGGCGGGCCTGGGCGGCCAGGCCGGCGCCGGCGCCGTGCTGGATGTGCTCACCGGCAAGGTGAACCCCGGCGGCCATCTGGCCGAGACCTGGCCGCTGCACATGGAGGAGAACCCCTCCTACCACAACTTCGGCGGCCCGGGCCGCAACGTGGAGTACCGGGAGGGCCTCTATGTGGGCTACCGCTACTACCAGACCGCCGGTGTGCCGGTGGCCTATCCCTTCGGCTACGGCCTGTCCTACACCACCTTTGCCTACAGCAACCTGACCGCCACCCCCAACGGTGTGACGGTGACGGTGGAAAACACCGGTGACCGCGCCGGCGACGAGGTGGTACAGGTCTACATCGCCAAACCCGACGCCAAGATCTTCCGTCCTGCCCAGGAGCTGAAAGGCTTCCTGCGGGTGCACCTGGAGGCTGGGGAGAGCCGCACGGTGACCATCCCGCTGGACGACAAGGCCTTCCGCTACTGGAACGACCCCGCCGGCCGCTGGGCCGTGGAGGGCGGCAGCTACGAGGTCCGTGTGGGCGGCTCCAGCGCCGACATCCAGCTGACCGCCACCGTGACGGTGGCCGCCTCCGGGGACGCCAACCCCTACGAGGGACTGACCCTGCCCCACTACCAGAGCGGCCAGGTCCAGGATGTGCCCGACGAGGAATTCACCGCGCTGCTGGGCCATCCCATCCCGGTGTCCAAGGTGGCCATCGACCGCAACATGACGCTGGGGGAGATCGGCCATGCCCGCAGCCCGCTGGGCTGGCTGGTGCATGTGATCCACAAGCATCTGCTCATGAAGAGCCTGGAGAGCGGCACCCCCGACCTGAACCTGCTGTTCAACTACAACATGCCGCTGCGTGCCATCGCCAAAATGACGGGCGGCATCGTCAGCATGGGCATGGTGGACGCCCTGGTCATGGAGCTCAAGGGCTTCTGGATCATCGGCATCGTGCGTCTGCTGGTGGAATTCGTGAAAAATGACCGCGCCAACAAGGCGATGGAAA
- a CDS encoding LytTR family DNA-binding domain-containing protein, with translation MIHIAIVEDDPQVREQLVGYVRRYERQFGRMFDLTTFSDGDEIVSDYRAVYDIILLDIEMQRMDGMTAAEAIRRVDKDVILIFITNMAQFAIRGYAVDALDYVLKPVPYFAFSQQLQKAVDRLRKRQTVFLTVPVEGGLRRIDVSALYYLASEGHSVRFYTEYGDFSAPGSLKSYEEKLAGKPFARCNSGYIVNLAQVLAVQQNTVQVGPHHLQISRPRKKAFLEALTDYIGGSGK, from the coding sequence GTGATCCACATTGCCATTGTGGAGGACGATCCCCAGGTGCGGGAGCAGCTGGTGGGCTATGTGCGCCGGTACGAGCGGCAGTTCGGCAGAATGTTTGATCTGACCACCTTTTCCGACGGGGACGAGATCGTTTCGGACTACCGGGCGGTGTATGACATCATCCTGCTGGACATCGAGATGCAGCGGATGGACGGCATGACGGCGGCGGAGGCCATCCGCAGGGTGGACAAGGATGTCATCCTGATTTTTATCACCAACATGGCCCAGTTTGCCATCCGGGGCTACGCGGTGGATGCCCTGGACTATGTGCTCAAGCCGGTGCCCTACTTTGCCTTTTCCCAGCAGCTGCAGAAGGCGGTGGACCGGCTGCGCAAGCGGCAGACCGTCTTTCTCACCGTGCCGGTGGAGGGCGGTTTGCGGCGCATCGATGTGTCGGCCCTCTATTACCTGGCCAGCGAGGGCCACTCGGTGCGGTTCTACACCGAGTACGGGGACTTTTCCGCCCCCGGCAGCCTGAAGAGCTACGAGGAAAAACTGGCGGGCAAGCCCTTTGCCCGGTGCAACAGCGGCTATATCGTCAACCTGGCCCAGGTGCTGGCGGTGCAGCAGAACACCGTCCAGGTGGGGCCCCACCATCTGCAGATCAGCCGTCCCCGCAAGAAGGCCTTTCTGGAGGCCCTCACCGATTACATCGGAGGGAGCGGAAAATGA
- a CDS encoding aminotransferase class V-fold PLP-dependent enzyme produces the protein MPAVYLDQAATSFPKPPCVADAMAAYITQVGANVNRGVYGTAQQAERTVLRLRQRLCALFDFADPTHVVLTPGNTWGLNLVLGGALHPGDHCIVSAMEHNAVMRPLHRLAGQGVTFDRIPCDEEGFLDLSALERMFRPNTKLVVLAHASNVSGTVQDAAAVGKICAAHGVPFCLDAAQTAGHLPLSFKELGLAALSVPAHKGLMGPQGLGALLLAPDFARALDPYVTGGTGSASDSEEQPGYMPDKFEPGTQNLPGIYGWEAALAYLAEIGVETVRAHDVAISRRFLDGLSTIPGVALKGPKDPARRVGVFSLDFAGRDNAEVAYQLEADYGILTRCGLHCAPAAHKTLGTFPRGTVRFSTGWFTSEADIDAALAAIRAVTAE, from the coding sequence ATGCCCGCTGTCTACCTGGATCAGGCCGCCACATCCTTCCCCAAGCCGCCCTGTGTGGCGGATGCCATGGCGGCGTATATCACGCAGGTGGGCGCCAACGTGAACCGTGGCGTCTACGGCACCGCCCAGCAGGCGGAACGCACCGTGCTGCGGCTGCGCCAGCGGCTCTGCGCGCTGTTTGATTTCGCCGACCCCACCCATGTGGTGCTCACCCCCGGCAACACCTGGGGGCTGAACCTGGTGCTGGGCGGGGCGCTGCACCCCGGGGACCACTGCATCGTGTCGGCCATGGAGCACAACGCCGTCATGCGGCCGCTCCACCGGCTGGCGGGGCAGGGGGTGACCTTCGATCGCATCCCCTGCGACGAAGAAGGCTTTCTCGACCTCTCCGCCCTGGAAAGGATGTTCCGTCCCAACACAAAACTGGTGGTGCTGGCCCATGCCTCCAACGTGTCGGGCACGGTGCAGGACGCCGCCGCGGTGGGAAAAATCTGCGCCGCCCACGGCGTGCCCTTCTGCCTCGACGCCGCCCAGACGGCGGGCCATCTGCCCCTTTCCTTTAAAGAGCTGGGCCTGGCAGCCTTGAGCGTGCCCGCCCACAAGGGGCTCATGGGGCCCCAGGGGCTGGGGGCGCTGCTGCTGGCGCCGGACTTTGCCAGAGCCCTGGACCCCTACGTGACAGGGGGCACCGGCAGCGCTTCGGACAGCGAGGAGCAGCCCGGCTATATGCCGGACAAATTCGAGCCGGGCACCCAGAACCTGCCCGGCATCTACGGCTGGGAGGCGGCGCTGGCATATCTTGCTGAAATCGGGGTGGAAACAGTCCGCGCCCACGATGTGGCCATCAGCCGCCGGTTCCTGGATGGACTCTCCACCATCCCCGGCGTGGCGCTGAAAGGCCCCAAAGACCCGGCGCGCCGGGTGGGGGTGTTCAGCCTGGATTTTGCGGGGCGGGACAACGCCGAGGTGGCCTACCAACTGGAAGCGGACTACGGCATCCTGACCCGGTGCGGGTTGCACTGCGCCCCCGCTGCCCACAAAACATTGGGCACCTTTCCCCGGGGCACCGTGCGGTTCTCCACCGGCTGGTTCACCAGCGAAGCCGATATCGACGCCGCCCTTGCCGCCATCCGGGCCGTTACCGCAGAATGA
- the selD gene encoding selenide, water dikinase SelD — protein MSQEPNIKLTKLAHCAGCGAKVGAGVLAQLLGDIRTRHDPNLLVGFDTSDDASVYKVSDELALVQTVDFFPPIADDPYLFGQIAATNALSDVYAMGGEPKLALNLLCIPESMPKEAVHDLLRGGYDKVYEAGAIITGGHSILDEEPKYGLAVTGFVHPDRVLTNAGARPGDVLLFTKPLGIGVLTTAAKADLCPPEVMKTAYTLMTTLNKAARDCMVRYEVHACTDVTGFGFLGHAYEMAQGSGVQLEIDTSAVDILPAALEFAKMGLLPEGMYRNRHYAEAAVDPGEVPLEVQDVLYDPQTAGGLLMAVAPGDADALYRDLQGAVPSAQRVGVVRPETAGGLLMAVAPGDADALYRDLQGAVPSAQRVGVVRPETEGGKRIILR, from the coding sequence ATGTCACAGGAACCCAACATCAAACTGACCAAGCTCGCCCACTGCGCCGGCTGCGGCGCCAAGGTGGGCGCCGGCGTGCTGGCCCAGCTGCTGGGGGATATCCGCACCCGCCACGACCCCAACCTGCTGGTGGGGTTCGATACCTCCGACGACGCCTCGGTGTACAAAGTTTCCGACGAGCTGGCCCTGGTGCAGACGGTGGACTTTTTCCCGCCCATCGCCGACGACCCCTATCTCTTCGGCCAGATCGCCGCCACCAACGCCCTCTCGGACGTTTACGCCATGGGGGGCGAGCCGAAACTGGCGCTGAATCTTTTGTGCATTCCCGAATCCATGCCGAAAGAGGCCGTCCACGACCTGCTGCGGGGCGGCTACGACAAGGTCTACGAGGCGGGGGCCATCATCACGGGCGGGCACAGCATCCTGGACGAGGAGCCGAAATACGGCCTGGCCGTGACGGGTTTTGTCCACCCCGACCGGGTGCTGACCAACGCCGGCGCCCGCCCCGGGGATGTGCTGCTCTTCACAAAGCCCCTGGGCATCGGGGTGCTGACCACGGCGGCGAAAGCCGACCTCTGCCCGCCGGAGGTGATGAAGACCGCCTACACCCTGATGACCACCTTAAACAAGGCGGCCCGGGACTGCATGGTGCGCTATGAAGTCCACGCCTGCACCGACGTGACGGGCTTCGGCTTTCTGGGCCACGCCTACGAGATGGCCCAGGGCAGCGGCGTGCAGCTGGAGATCGACACCAGTGCGGTGGACATTCTGCCCGCGGCGCTGGAATTTGCCAAGATGGGCCTGCTGCCCGAGGGGATGTACCGCAACCGGCACTATGCCGAGGCTGCGGTGGACCCCGGCGAGGTTCCGCTGGAAGTACAGGATGTTCTCTACGACCCCCAGACGGCGGGCGGCCTGCTGATGGCCGTGGCCCCCGGGGACGCCGACGCCCTTTACCGCGATTTGCAGGGGGCGGTGCCCAGCGCCCAGCGGGTGGGCGTGGTGCGGCCCGAGACGGCGGGCGGCCTGCTGATGGCCGTGGCACCCGGGGACGCCGACGCCCTTTACCGCGATTTGCAGGGGGCGGTGCCCAGCGCCCAGCGGGTGGGCGTGGTGCGGCCCGAGACGGAGGGCGGCAAGCGGATCATTCTGCGGTAA
- a CDS encoding glycoside hydrolase family 3 N-terminal domain-containing protein has translation MLAINMDDVLNVLNTVAPYLIGFAVVLVLAIIVMIACQKLGKTKKYLIRSQAGLAILLAFGIVANLVAFGPMSTMISLATGGGTISEESTDAATELCTDIAEEGIVLLKNDDSTLPLASGDNVNVFGWASINPCYGGTGSGALSDAFPMVSLLDGLRGAGLNPNQELIDFYTNYKADRPEVGMWAGDWTLPEPAASLYTDELMNSAKEYSDTAIIVITRVGGEGADLPTDMAALAAGTAEDVGYDQVYDDTLNEGNDWDEGDTYLNLTNQEEAMVDLVCKNFDKVVVVYNGANTMELGFVDQYPQIKSVLWCPGAGQSGFSGLGNIIAGAVNPSAKTTDTFVYDLTATPTFNNFGMMHYTNMDEFAVEDTLPSFVNYVEDIYVGYKFYETAATEGLIDYDKTVQYPFGYGLSYTTFSQTLNDVTEADGVITVSATVTNTGSVAGKDVVEVYYNPPYTNGGIEKASANLIGFAKTQTLEPGASEDVTVTFNVEDMASYDDKTAKAYVLEAGDYVISINSDSHTVIDSKTYNVPATITYSGDNKRSGDEVTATNQFDYARGTATYLSRADHFANYAQATAAPASYEMPADSKATFYNISNYDATTDDDPDAEAPVTGAAGDVQLVDLRGLDYDDPAWDGLLDRLTVEEMNSLISLGGYQTNSIDSIGKVRTNDCDGPASINNNFTGTGSIGFPAAVMIANTWNVDIATSFGDSIGQMAEEMDVSGWYAPAMNIHRSAFAGRNFEYYSEDGFLSGQMAAHAVQGAATHGVYAYVKHFAMNDQETNRCGMLCTWSTEQAIREIYLKPFEIAIKQGGAQAVMSSFNYIGNRWAGGTKELCQTVLRDEWGFQGFVLTDYFGVYGYMSADQGVRNGTDCMLVNYPTETSMVGSLTDGNIGNSGLQAMRTATHNILYTVVNSRAYTEENLNPGMPAWQIGAITIDVVLVLIIVGLEVGVVRKGYTKRKEEEAKATVQENTEA, from the coding sequence ATGTTGGCTATCAATATGGATGATGTCCTGAACGTGCTGAACACGGTAGCCCCCTACCTGATCGGGTTTGCCGTGGTTCTGGTGCTGGCCATCATCGTTATGATCGCCTGCCAAAAGCTGGGCAAAACCAAGAAATATCTGATCCGCAGTCAGGCGGGTCTGGCCATTCTGCTGGCCTTCGGCATCGTTGCCAACCTGGTGGCATTCGGACCCATGTCCACCATGATTTCCCTGGCCACCGGCGGCGGCACCATCTCGGAGGAATCCACCGATGCTGCCACCGAACTGTGCACCGACATTGCGGAAGAGGGCATTGTGCTGCTGAAGAATGACGACAGCACCCTGCCCCTGGCGTCGGGCGACAACGTGAACGTCTTCGGCTGGGCGTCCATCAATCCCTGCTACGGCGGCACCGGTTCCGGCGCCCTGAGCGACGCCTTCCCCATGGTCAGCCTGCTGGACGGCCTGCGCGGCGCGGGCCTCAACCCCAACCAGGAACTGATCGACTTCTACACCAACTACAAGGCAGACCGTCCCGAAGTGGGCATGTGGGCCGGCGACTGGACGCTGCCTGAGCCCGCCGCCAGCCTCTACACCGACGAGCTCATGAACAGCGCCAAGGAGTACTCCGACACGGCCATCATCGTGATCACCCGCGTCGGCGGCGAAGGCGCCGACCTGCCCACCGACATGGCCGCTCTGGCCGCCGGCACCGCCGAGGACGTGGGCTACGACCAGGTGTATGACGACACCCTCAACGAGGGCAACGACTGGGACGAGGGCGACACCTACCTGAACCTGACCAACCAGGAAGAGGCCATGGTGGACCTGGTCTGCAAGAACTTCGACAAGGTCGTCGTGGTGTACAACGGCGCCAACACCATGGAGCTGGGCTTCGTGGATCAGTACCCCCAGATCAAGAGCGTGCTGTGGTGCCCCGGTGCCGGCCAGTCCGGCTTCAGCGGCCTGGGCAACATCATCGCCGGTGCGGTGAACCCCTCCGCCAAGACCACCGATACCTTCGTCTATGACCTGACCGCCACCCCCACCTTCAACAACTTCGGCATGATGCACTACACCAACATGGACGAGTTCGCAGTGGAGGATACCCTGCCTTCCTTCGTCAACTACGTGGAGGACATCTACGTCGGCTACAAGTTCTATGAGACCGCCGCTACGGAAGGCCTCATCGACTACGACAAGACCGTGCAGTATCCCTTCGGCTACGGCCTGTCCTACACCACCTTCAGCCAGACCCTCAACGACGTGACCGAGGCGGACGGCGTCATCACCGTCAGCGCCACCGTCACCAACACCGGCTCTGTGGCCGGCAAGGACGTGGTGGAAGTCTACTACAACCCGCCCTACACCAACGGCGGCATCGAGAAGGCCTCCGCCAACCTCATCGGCTTCGCCAAGACCCAGACCCTGGAGCCCGGCGCCAGTGAGGATGTGACCGTCACCTTCAACGTGGAGGACATGGCCTCCTACGATGACAAGACCGCCAAGGCCTACGTGCTGGAAGCCGGCGACTACGTCATCTCCATCAACTCGGATTCCCACACTGTCATCGACAGCAAGACCTACAACGTGCCCGCCACCATCACCTACAGCGGCGACAACAAGCGCTCCGGCGATGAAGTCACCGCCACCAACCAGTTCGACTATGCCCGCGGCACGGCCACCTATCTGTCCCGTGCGGATCATTTCGCCAACTACGCCCAGGCCACCGCGGCCCCGGCCAGCTACGAGATGCCCGCCGACTCCAAGGCGACCTTCTACAACATCTCCAACTACGACGCCACCACCGATGACGATCCCGACGCCGAGGCCCCTGTGACCGGCGCGGCAGGCGATGTCCAGCTGGTGGATCTGCGCGGCCTGGACTACGACGATCCCGCCTGGGACGGCCTGCTGGACCGGCTCACCGTGGAGGAAATGAACTCCCTGATCTCTCTGGGCGGCTACCAGACCAACAGCATCGACAGCATCGGCAAGGTGCGCACCAACGACTGCGACGGTCCCGCCTCCATCAACAACAACTTCACCGGCACCGGTTCCATCGGCTTCCCCGCCGCTGTGATGATCGCCAACACCTGGAACGTGGATATCGCCACCTCCTTCGGCGACAGCATCGGTCAGATGGCCGAGGAGATGGATGTCTCCGGCTGGTACGCGCCCGCCATGAACATCCACCGCTCTGCCTTCGCCGGCCGTAACTTCGAGTACTACTCCGAGGACGGCTTCCTCTCCGGCCAGATGGCGGCCCATGCGGTCCAGGGTGCTGCGACCCACGGCGTCTACGCCTACGTCAAGCACTTCGCCATGAACGACCAGGAGACCAACCGCTGCGGCATGCTCTGCACCTGGAGCACCGAGCAGGCCATCCGTGAGATCTACCTCAAGCCCTTCGAGATCGCCATCAAGCAGGGCGGCGCCCAGGCTGTCATGTCCTCCTTCAACTACATCGGCAACCGCTGGGCCGGCGGCACCAAGGAACTGTGCCAGACCGTCCTGCGTGACGAATGGGGCTTCCAGGGCTTCGTGCTCACCGACTACTTCGGCGTGTACGGCTACATGAGCGCTGATCAGGGCGTGCGCAACGGCACCGACTGCATGCTGGTCAACTATCCCACCGAGACCAGCATGGTGGGCAGCCTGACCGACGGCAACATCGGCAACAGCGGTCTGCAGGCCATGCGCACCGCCACCCACAACATCCTCTACACCGTGGTCAACTCCCGTGCCTACACAGAGGAGAACCTCAACCCCGGCATGCCTGCCTGGCAGATCGGCGCCATCACCATCGACGTGGTGCTGGTCCTGATCATTGTGGGTCTGGAAGTCGGTGTGGTCAGGAAAGGCTACACCAAGCGCAAGGAGGAAGAGGCCAAAGCCACCGTGCAGGAGAACACCGAGGCCTGA
- the yedE gene encoding YedE family putative selenium transporter translates to MKKINILVPVTGIVVGLAALVLVSLGNPGNMGFCIACFLRDISGSLGLHHAAKVQYVRPEIIGLVLGATIMALAGKEFKARAGSAPALRFILGGIVMVGALAFLGCPLRMVLRLGGGDGTALAGLAGFVCGILVGVGCLRKGFSLGRAYKVKTADGFVLPGFMIALLVLLLAVPSVLLFSTEGPGASHAPWIVALIAGLAVGALAQKSRLCMAGGIRDAVMFRDFNLLSGFGAIFVVVLVGNLILGRFQPTLAVQPVAHHDYLWSFLGMAAAGWGSILLGGCPLRQLILAGEGNGDSAVTVLGMIVGAALAHNFGMAGNADAMTDGTFTAGGVALPGRVGVVVCLILLAVISVANLYKKEKKNV, encoded by the coding sequence TTGAAAAAGATCAACATTCTGGTGCCCGTCACCGGCATCGTGGTGGGCCTGGCGGCCCTGGTGCTGGTTTCCTTAGGCAACCCCGGCAACATGGGCTTCTGCATCGCCTGCTTTTTGCGGGATATCTCGGGCTCCCTGGGCCTGCATCATGCGGCCAAGGTCCAGTACGTCCGCCCCGAGATCATCGGTCTTGTGCTGGGCGCCACGATTATGGCGCTGGCGGGCAAGGAGTTCAAAGCCCGGGCGGGCTCGGCGCCGGCGCTGCGGTTTATCCTGGGCGGCATCGTCATGGTGGGGGCGCTGGCCTTTCTGGGCTGCCCCCTGCGGATGGTGCTGCGCCTGGGCGGCGGTGACGGCACGGCGCTGGCCGGCCTGGCCGGCTTTGTCTGCGGCATCCTGGTGGGTGTTGGCTGCCTGCGCAAGGGCTTTTCCCTGGGCCGGGCCTACAAGGTGAAAACCGCCGACGGCTTTGTGCTGCCCGGCTTCATGATCGCCCTGCTGGTGTTGCTGCTGGCGGTGCCGTCGGTGCTGCTCTTCTCCACCGAGGGCCCCGGCGCCAGCCACGCCCCCTGGATCGTCGCCCTCATTGCAGGGCTGGCCGTGGGCGCCCTGGCCCAGAAGAGCCGCCTGTGCATGGCGGGCGGCATCCGGGATGCCGTGATGTTCCGTGACTTCAACCTGCTCAGCGGCTTCGGCGCCATCTTCGTGGTGGTGCTGGTGGGCAACCTGATCCTGGGCCGGTTCCAGCCCACCCTGGCCGTGCAGCCGGTGGCCCACCACGATTATCTGTGGAGCTTCCTCGGCATGGCGGCGGCAGGCTGGGGGTCCATCCTGCTGGGCGGCTGCCCCCTGCGCCAGCTGATCCTGGCCGGTGAGGGCAACGGCGACAGCGCCGTGACCGTGCTGGGCATGATCGTGGGCGCCGCCCTGGCCCACAACTTCGGCATGGCCGGCAACGCCGACGCCATGACGGACGGCACCTTTACGGCGGGCGGCGTGGCGCTGCCCGGCCGGGTGGGTGTCGTGGTATGCCTGATCCTGCTGGCGGTGATTTCCGTCGCCAACCTCTATAAAAAGGAGAAGAAGAACGTATGA
- a CDS encoding ATP-binding protein → MILPDIPRLYTALAEWLACLLYVLALPRRFGKGAAAAISTGALAVLGVFLHLTGDVPLVWWIPCMGAAVGMMYAFLFLCCEIHPREAGYTCARAFILAEFAASLEWQIHCVLWPGRSPWAVPSLVLLAMVYSLVYSFAGWYDFRHRRPERGMEITRRALFSAVIMAAVAFAVSNLAFTQDGQATFTVFYIRTLVDLAGVLVLSLQQDQLREDWLHRELEAMDNVLHRQYEQYQQSRESIRLINRHCHDLKLQIAAIRAEHDPGKRAAALDEMESGIRMYEAQNKTGNPVLDTLLTAKSLYCQQHDINFTCVADGHLLDFMPTGDICTIVGTALDNATESVQTLHDADKRLIRVAIFAQHGFVMLRFENYCEVPVQLDADGMPPHGYGVRTVRAAAEKYGGTVTVHCKDGWFILRVLLPAAGSSAK, encoded by the coding sequence ATGATCCTGCCTGATATTCCCCGGCTCTACACCGCCCTGGCCGAGTGGCTGGCCTGCCTGCTCTATGTGCTGGCGCTGCCCCGGCGGTTCGGCAAGGGGGCCGCGGCGGCCATCAGCACCGGGGCGCTGGCGGTGCTGGGGGTGTTTTTGCATCTCACCGGCGATGTGCCGCTGGTGTGGTGGATCCCCTGCATGGGGGCGGCGGTGGGCATGATGTACGCCTTCCTCTTCCTCTGCTGCGAGATCCATCCCCGGGAGGCGGGGTACACCTGCGCCCGGGCCTTCATTCTGGCGGAGTTTGCCGCCAGCCTGGAATGGCAGATCCACTGTGTGCTCTGGCCGGGGCGCAGCCCCTGGGCGGTGCCCTCCCTGGTGCTGCTGGCGATGGTGTACAGCCTTGTGTACAGCTTTGCGGGCTGGTACGATTTCCGCCACCGGCGGCCCGAGCGGGGGATGGAGATCACCCGGCGGGCGCTGTTCAGCGCGGTGATCATGGCGGCGGTGGCCTTTGCGGTGAGCAATCTGGCCTTCACCCAGGATGGCCAGGCCACCTTCACGGTGTTTTATATCCGCACGCTGGTGGACCTGGCGGGGGTGCTGGTGCTGTCGCTGCAGCAGGACCAGCTGCGGGAGGACTGGCTCCACCGGGAGCTGGAAGCCATGGACAACGTGCTGCACCGCCAGTACGAGCAGTACCAGCAGAGCCGGGAGAGCATCCGGCTCATCAACCGGCACTGCCACGACCTGAAACTGCAGATCGCGGCCATCCGGGCGGAGCACGACCCCGGCAAGCGGGCGGCGGCGCTGGACGAGATGGAGAGCGGCATCCGGATGTACGAGGCCCAGAACAAGACGGGCAACCCGGTGCTGGACACGCTGCTCACCGCCAAGAGCCTCTACTGCCAGCAGCACGACATCAACTTCACCTGTGTGGCGGACGGGCATCTGCTGGACTTCATGCCCACGGGGGATATCTGCACCATTGTGGGCACGGCGCTGGACAACGCCACCGAGAGCGTCCAGACGCTGCACGATGCCGACAAGCGGCTCATCCGGGTGGCCATCTTTGCCCAGCACGGCTTTGTGATGCTGCGGTTCGAGAACTACTGCGAGGTGCCGGTGCAGCTGGATGCCGACGGCATGCCGCCCCACGGCTACGGGGTGCGCACGGTCCGGGCGGCGGCGGAAAAGTACGGCGGCACCGTGACGGTGCACTGCAAGGACGGCTGGTTCATCCTGCGGGTGCTGCTGCCCGCGGCGGGTTCCAGTGCAAAATAG